A segment of the Manis javanica isolate MJ-LG chromosome 17, MJ_LKY, whole genome shotgun sequence genome:
CGATAGAAAATACACCAATATAAAAGGATAGTGAAAAGCAAGTCACCCTTATTCCTTATATGCTTGGATAGGATTTGCCATCATTAACCTTTCTTTTTTGCTTGTGTcctcttcttaaaatttttaacaaaggGAATAGCACTCTACGTACCtattgtcaaattatttttcttttaatttatgttttggAGTGTTTTTTTGTATCAGCACAGACAGGTCTCCTTCATTCTTTTCACTGATTACACAGTAGTCCCTTGTCAGAATGTATTATGCTTTGTGTAGCCTGTTTCCAGTGGGTTTTTTTGCTGTTACAAAAAACACTTGGTGGGCATCCTTACATGCCTGCATCTTTCTTTACACTTTTCAAATGATTGTAGAAGGATTCCtggaagtgaaatttctgggttaAAGGGTATATGCAGATAAAATTCTGCTGgaaatttgtctgattgttcttTAAAGACACTGTATCTATATCTGACTTCAAccgtaatgttttaaaaatgatttctccatatttttgttatttctataCTCACTTACTTTgacattatttgtaaaaatattaacttttttcttcCACATGGAAGCAGTCTGTGTTCATTGTAAGCgtcaagaagaaaggagaaatcactagTAATTCTACTACCCACAGATAATAGGGAGGTAGAATTTATACCTGTAGGTAATGGCTGTTAAGACTTCTTTTCTAGATGTTTGTGTCTGCTTTGTTCCCTCAGCATCCCTAGCATAAGGGCTGGCTGTGGAGAGTACATAATGAGCATGTGCATGAGTGAAAGACGGACTCTCACTGTCCATATTTGCCAGCTCAGGGGTAGCCACTGCTCTCTGTAAGGAAGGTGTCTGTGTGTGCTCACCTCACATGGAAGACCGCAGGCAGGACAGCTCCTGCTTGTGGGCTCTGCAGGTCAGCCAAAGGACCCTGGTAGCCTGGGGGGACACCACCTGCAAAAAGTGATTCAGTGCTTTAAGAGGGAGACTCTATCCTGTACTGTTCCTGTTACTTGTTTAAAAATGAGTATCGTCTGGTAATACCAATAAATGAGTGTCATCAAATATGTGTTGCTAGTGTTTCTGTTCCATAGTGAGTCTTTTGGTGCCATTATTTATATCTGCATGTTTTAGATTTAGATGTGAGAGGAAAATCCTTAATTGTAGCTTACTTTTTTATAGTTTgctcttaaaatagaaaattaagtaCATTTCATATCTACACCAAATTTATAATGTAAAGACAGTTAAGTGTTTTTACTGATACAGGAATTTattgaaaatatgattttatttctttttcagaaataccCTGTATTACCATACTTGGTTTTAGTATTGAAACAATTCTTATTACAGAGGGACCTTAATGAAGTATTTACAGGTGGAATCGGTTCTTATAGTCTCTTTTTAATGGCAGTGAGCTTCCTTCAGGTAAGTTGTGTGCTTATACTCTGCTAGGACaccataaaatttaagaaaatctaCAGGGGAATCATTTTGGCAATGACTTAATTTCCAAATTAAATCAAGCTCTAATTGGAATGCTTCCCTTAATTACCTATGACTTTTCCCTTTAAATAGTACCTTCTTATAATTTAGcaagtaagtatttttaaatccctgggaaagaatttttttgttacttttaatCCCCGCATGTTTTAgtatttttgaaactttttacTGCAAATTTTAACATGGCGAAGGTATGGTATTGGTTTCCTGAAGTGTAAATAGTAGTATAAATGCCAAAAATGAGAATGTCTTCTAAGCAGCTCATCATCTCAGTTTAGCTGGAATTGAGGCCTGCTATCTGGGTAAGATGAATCAGAAGTCTTAATATTGTCAGTGTGTATTTATGTGGTGCAGTGTTGCCAAGTGCCTGACTCTCTTCATGAGTCAGAATGACTTCCCTAATGTATTGGGCCAACCAGCCCTGGCAGCATCCTGGGGCAGCTGTAAAACTCAGCCTTATAAATTTTACCCCACCAGTTCCACAGTCATAGAGCTCTAATATTGTCTGCCACAGCAGAACAGTTACTCTATTACCTGCTGGCTACTCTGCTAAACCAAAATTGTAATAGTACTGTTTTGTAGAAGTTATGATGTCATTTATTGTCCCCGCCTTGATAATTTAGAGAAAATccaatataattgttttcttttttctttttcctttctggttttagTTACACCCCAGGGAAGATGCTTGCATCCCCAATACAAACTATGGTGTTCTCTTAATAGAATTTTTTGAATTATATGGACGACACTTCAATTATTTAAAGACTGGCATCCGGATAAAGGATGGTGGTTCATATGTGGCCAAAgatgaagtacagaaaaatatgctAGATGGCTACAGGCCATCAATGCTTTATATTGAAGATCCTTTACAACCAGGTATTGAAATTAGGTAAATTTGTGGGCATTCAAAGAAAAGGCATTGTCAGTCACCATATTGTACTTGAAACTGTCTTTAGATGAAAAATTAAGGATTAACTTCTAATCATAGTTACTCTcttttcatcaaaatattttataagcaaacaagaaaatatgagcatacacacacacacacacacacacacacaccaccaccaccaccaccaccaccaccaccaccaccccctctcCCATTGCAGACTTCAAATGAATTGGGAGTAGAGTCCAGTCTACtgaaaaacaaagggaaatagGTATTAGCTGTTTGAGTGGCTTGTGTGCATCTCTAGTTTgatggccatttttctttttccttatgtcTTCATTGCCCCTGATTCCAGCCAGTAGTCAGCTAGCATTTCAGCTTGAGAATTCTGAAGTCCTTAGAGGCAGTAAGCACTGTTAATAAATCTCAGAGTTCATGTGTGAAAGGGTTCAGAGAGacaatttgttttcctttggacCCCTTCTTCCTTAATTTTACATCATCTTCCTGTGCTTTTTCCAGCTGTTTGTTGGCTACAAAGTGAACAGAAAATGAATTCCTTCCATGCTTCCTTGCAATTATGTTTGCTTGCTTGTGTCCTCATTTTTCTgggaagtattttttttcctgataattgTAAAATATTGAGATTCTGCATTATCAGACCAAAGCGGAAATGCTTTTAGTTGACTTTGAAAATAAGGAATGGAAGTGAAAAGATACAGTAGTTGCCTAGGAGCCCTTTTCTGGCTTATTGAGCCCTATTTTAAACATTGATAGCCTGCTCTGCATATAGTtcactaagatttttttttttagcaagatGTTCCTTGCTTTTTAAGAGCTTATAATTTAGTGTGGGAGATATTTATATAGCTACCAGAAACAAAAAGAGGTACTCCTAGTTAGTTTGTTTTCACTTTCGGGAGAGAACAGGCAGTTGCTTCTTTTGTTTGGGATAGTCCCTGTTGGGCCAGAAGATATTTAGCAATTTATACACCATAATAAGTGTCCCTGCTGCATAATACACACATTCAGAGCCTGGGGAGTTGTGTGGGGATGACTGACAGCCAAAGTTCCAAGTGCAACTCCAGCAGGATAGCGATAGCCCTTGCTCTCCCAGAAGAGAGCATGTGATCTTTTAGTTTATGTTAAGCAATGGTAAAGCTTTCTATCTTTATGTACATTTCTTTTAAAGGTAATGATGTTGGAAGGAGTTCATATGGGGCCATGCAAGTGAAACAAGCCTTTGATTATGCctatgttgttttaagtcatgCTGTTTCGCCAATAGCAAAGTACTATCCCAACAATGAAACGGAGAGGTAAGAGTAACTAAAATCAGCCCATTGCATCAAAATTGGTTGTGGcttcttattttcaaattaatgtaccccctcttttttttttaaacacacgcAGCATATTAGGTAGAATAATTAGAGTAACGGATGAAGTTGCCACATATAGAGATTGGATATCAAAGCAGTGGGGCTTGCAAAATAGGCCTGAGCCTTCATGCAATGGTAAGAGTTTTTCATGTGATTGATTGACCAAGTATTAGAGgcttttctgtgttgtgtgtgtttaatgGGAAGAAACGTTTTCCAATCTTTTGCCACTCTTTCAGGAAATGGTGTTACCTTGATAGTAGATACTCAGCAGTTagataaatgtaataataatctatctgaagaaaatgaagcccTTGGAAAATGTAGAAGTAAAACTTCGGAATCTCTTAGTAAACACTCTTCAAACTCTTCATCAGGTCCAGTGTCTTCTTCTTCTGCCACACAGTCCAGCTCTAGCGATGTTGTAAGTATGAAGACATGGCTTTTCTAAACCTACATGCTTAAGAGTTCTCTTGTTGGGGATAGCTCTGTCTAGAGGGCTAAAGCtaactcattttcttttctgttcctgggaaattttaataactttaatGATTGTACAAACATAGCAAAAGTGAAAGAAGTTCAGTGACCATCCATATACACTACCATTAGATTCTATCATTAGCATTTTACTTGCCAGTCACGTCCATCCATCCCTCTATCCATTAAGTCATCTCATTCTTTGATACATGTCAAAGTAAATTACTGACATCAGTACATTTCCCCCAAAGTATGGTAGTATGCTCATTATTAACCAGAGTTCAgtatttatctaattttttcttttgatgtaaaATTGACAAAAAGCGAAATCTTAATTCTACATTCACTAAATTTCAACAAGTGCATACATGTATGTAGTGCAATACCCTGGCAAGATACGGAATATTACCATCACCCCGGAGAGTTGTCTCGTGATGCTTCCTGGTCATTCCCTAATGCCACCGTCAGAGGGTAACCACTGTTATGCCTTTCTGACACCATGGATTTGCCTGCTCTAGATTTCATAGAAGTGGAACCATTATAGTACTCTTGAGTGtaaggcttctttcactcagtaatgTTTTTGAGCTTCttgatttaatctttaaaaattgacatacCTCACATAACATAaagttcaccattttaaagtgtacacttcagtggtttttagtatattcacaatgttgtgtagccatcaccactatctaattccaggaCCAATcgatcaccccagaaagaaacctaTTAGCAGTTCCCCTGTCTCCTGGTAACCCCTAATCTACCTTCTGTCTCCATCCTGACTGAATTTTTCATGTCAATTATACCTGTAGTTATTTTTCCTCATCAAGGTTAATTTTGAGTTTAACTGAAATCTAAAATGGGCTTATTTACCTGTTTATTTGAACTTTGACTTTATTAAGCATATGGCATAATAAGTTATCTAAATATGGAAGGGACATAGTTTATGTAGTTGATGATGACCATATACTGTCATGGAGTCATGAATCCTCATATAGAATCTACCTGGTGCCTTGCTGGCCTCTAGAGCAGAGCTCTGGAGGACAGATGCTGAGCTAGATGGCACAGACACAGCCACCTCCTGCAGGAGCACCTAGGGCCTGACACTGCGTGACTCAGAGGTGCTGGGTAGAGGGTGAGGGCCAAGTGGAGACCTGAGGGGAGAAGTGGACAGTCACGGCCCAGACAGCCCAGAAACAGGCGGGCTCAGCCCCTTGCCTCAGGAAGTCCGGATCCATGTGGTGTGTTCAGTTGGAGGGACCACTGATTTGTTATGACACACTCTCAGTGACTGAGCCTCTTAAACCAAGCATTTTGTATTTGGTTGAAGATACTGCATCAGGAACTGGGACATTGGTCCTACTCTTTGCCACTCTCTTTCCACTATACCGTGGTTCActttctgtaaatggaaatgCAAGTGAACTCAGATCTGTGAGCTCCTTCAGGGCTGATGAACAAGGTCAGGTTTGGGCAGTGGATTTAACAATGAACAGAAACCCTCTGATAAAATAAGCCATTTTAAATGTTGGAGGAAAGATTTTGGAGGAAAACTTAAGCAGTCAATTTTGTAAATTCCTTAGTGTGCTTCCTTGAACttctaaatgtttaaatttaGCTCAGATAGTACTCAGTTGAGACTGTTTTCCTCTCTTAACATTGAATATCTGAATTATTAATATGTCACATTACAACTCATGTGACTTGTGTCAGGATTCGGATGCAACACCATGCAAAACCCCGAAACAGCTGCTCTGCCGTCCATCTACTGGGAACCGAGTAGGGTCTCAAGATGTGTCCTTGGAGTCCTCGCAGGCAGTTGGGAAAATGCAGAGCACCCAAACCACCAGTACATCCAACAGCACCAACAAATCTCAGGTATGTGCAATTTGTGTTTTCGATTGTTATtaagaaattcttaaatattttgtattgaATACTACGGATACATCATGGGTTTGAAAAAACTCTAGGTTAAAGAACAAAACCTATTTTGTTCTAATGGGTTCCAGAGTCTTTCTAGTAACAGAATGCCCTGAGGATCTTTATGATACATCACTGTAAAATAAACCTTGTGGGAATCTAGTGACCAGCCCTTACAGTAGGTTCCAGCTAACCCCTTGTGTTACAGATTCAGcataaaaaatcaaattataaaaaGATACAATTATACTTAACATAAACTCACGTGAAGCTTTTGCATGACCTCTTAGCAGTGCTGGGCCTATCCTGAATAACGTAtcccttttatattttaatattcaatacCTCATTGCCTGTGTTGAAATGATCAGGCAGCTGTCAGCCATGGTCAGTCGATGTAGCATCAGCTTTGACTTAAAGAAGCCATGGAGATAACTCTATTTTAGGTTTTTTAGTTGCCTAAAATTTTGTGAATCATGAGTAATCAGAATGAGGGGAGGCTATTACATATTGGGCCCTGGGCTTATGCCATCTCACCCTCCCCCATGACAAAGCCCCTGGGGAAGGCCTTTTGGCAGTAGAGATTCACTGTTGTGTCAGTTACCTAATGTCTGACTTGACTTGCAGAATCCACTTTATCTATACAGCCTTAGTCATGTGCATCAAACACTGACTCATTTAGGAATGGCAATGAAAGTGACAGGTGATAACAGAAAAGGAGGGGCCAGTTTGATGACCTCTGACCTGACAACACACTTCTGTGTCTTAAGAGCTTTTTCCAGAAATGCCATTTATTATGTGGTTTATGGGTTGGTAGATTCTTTGAGAAACGTTTTATGTGCTATGTAGTCTGTTAAGAAAGTAAGGGAGTGAGTGGTCTGTGTTTtccaatattttcattaaaaaacagtCTAAGTTTTAGAGCTCAAGAGAGTGAACCCCTGTAGCATTGTTTCCTGCCTTCTGCATAAGTCAGCGTATTCCTAGTTTTGAAAGCTCCCCGAGTCAGGTCTTAGCGAGTGCTCTGTTGAGTCCACAATACTGATGTCTTTTTGACcacttttccttttctgcagcacGGATCAGCAAGGCTCTTCCGTTCTTCCAGCAAAGGCTTCCAAGGTACAACTCAAACAAGCCATGGTTCCTTGATGACAAGCAAACAACATCAAGGCAAATCAAATAATCAGTATTATGGCAAAAAGAGGAAACACAAGAGGGATGGCCCCCTCTCAGACCTTTGTAGATAGTCGGCGTTGTACGATGGACTATCTTCTGCGTGCAGTGATCTCATGCTCAGGACAGTTGGATAGGGACTCCTGGGAGACATTTGGGAGCCTTACATACTGTTCAGACTTTGATTTAGCAACTGAGTTTTTTCCCAGCTCGCCACGGAATGGATCATGAAGACTGACAactgcaaaaacaaaaagcaagcaaaaaggGGGGGAAAGGCTGATCATTTGATAAGTCATATGCTACAACAGGGTCATTTTAAGATTTAAGGCTtgaatgtgaaatatatttctcattgGCTTTATGCAGAGTTATAGGGAATAGTATTCAGTGTGGGTAGGGtgatagaaacaaaaaaacaatttcaGAGGATGGGGTGGGAAAGGATTACAAAGGTATCTCATAAGAAGTCCAGATTCCAAAGGGGAAAGTGATCTGtgcatgcttttttaaaaaatatttttgcatatatttaccattttattgtgtgtatatatagatgaCCATATAGGAAATTGATATTTGTAATAGTGGATTTGTTAATACTTTTTACATAACATTACTGTTTAAATTGTAAACAGAtttttctcaggattagtttgaaaaataatatgaattgtcATCTTAACATCCATATATAGGGAAGTGATTAGTTCTATTACTCAATTTGTTTTCCTCAGCATTGAAATGACTTAATAGAACCCTTGTGACCTGCTGCAAAAATTTTTCCTCTCTAACGAAAAGATTTATGGTGgcaaatgacattttattttgtaaaaaaaaaaaaaaagaaaaaaaaagaatactatgTACTTTTGTGTAAACACTGAAAAATCTCTAGTCATCTCTGAATTAACTTGCAACTGTTTTCTATAGTGCTGTCGTCTTGGGCAATGAGTGGGCAATTACATGACtttgtgtttgtttcctttgcagtcttttttttttcttcttcttcttttttcttcctaatagggaaaaaaaaggccACCCCTATCTGGTCCTGTCGCAGTGAGACCTGAGGTTGCCCAGACCTTGCATGCTGGCTCCTCTGACCTTGTGTTCTCCTTGAGCTTGTTCTTcccatctctcttcttttttaaattcatgcTGAACTGCTGTGGGAGAGAATAACTGTAAACAGCTTTAATTAAATCACACCtataaaaaactattttcttatactccactttATGCTTTTGGTATTGttgatctttaaaaattaaatggtcTTTGATAATGGGTCTATTTTGTATTGCCTTATTAAGACCAAATACTTCTTGTCATCCCATTCTTTATCCTCTCCTTTCGTGGAGTTGTTacctttaattaaaatttttttaaacattggttTGTTTCAATCATACTGTAAATTTTGGTTGTGGTCATCTTTGAGAGCAAATGAGATGTGTAATTCTGTTATTCACCACATGTTGAGTTTGAAACTCAGCTGGgaatatttaatataatagaaTGTAAGTGATATTTCTGAAAATGCTTACTCTCAAGGTGAAAGCTCTTAAGTTTAGCATAAGTGTGTGTGTGGCTCTGTTAATTATGGCCATTTCTGAAATGagattcttttatatatttatccatATAAAATACTATTGGCTTTTAGGAATttcttttatatacatttatgaaaTACTGAATACCAATCAGACCATTAAATGGACACTTAGTGCaactttttataaagaaaataatgctaAAGTAAGACCAAAACTGATGTCATCAATGAAATTAACAATTTCAATATGTTCATATTTTAATTCACAACAGAAAAATGTGTTCCAAAACTGGAAACTCATAATACTTGTGTAAACCatggaaattttaaatgtgaTGTTATTTTgacaatgtttaaaattttagagTCATATTTTATTCTGATCAGAATTTTTATCAAGATGTTgagcttttgttttttgaaaactaGTTTTGTCATAACGTATTGTGCATAATCACAGTATTTATTTTCTAGGACTATTGTGAATGTGTAGACTTATGTTTACTGCTAAGGGaacaattatttataaaataatattaaatccaGTATTAGCTGCCTATTTCAGATGAACACTTAATACTTGCAGAGATCCATGTTACATTTACCAcactgaagttttgttttttttaagaatcaCCCTCATTGTTGAAAGTAAATGTACTCTTAGGGTGCGGATATTAGTGTTCCAATAAGCATGTGATTATATTAAGGTGGTGGTAGCGGGAAGATAATCTTGATTCCATTGGGAATCTTAGGTTTTCGTAAATTTATTGGGAAAATAGTTTTTCCTGTATTGCTGAAGTTTCTTTTTGGTAAACAGtatctttctaaaagaaaaagcaTGAAGGAGAAATTGAGGTGTGTACATTTCCTCAAATGACCAGCATTGTATTTGTGAATACTGTGTATCTTGCAATGAACAGTGTGGAAGCTGTTCATTTTTCAATCTGAAGTAAAATACTTTCAAGAACTTTTAGTTTGCCTGCTCATTTGTTTTGTACATTCCATCTCTGTATTTGActcctgtcttttttctcttttgagttttaaTACTTTCTTTAAAGATTTTGTGAATATATCAGAAgcatgtcatttaaatattacaGTCCATCCATATCATGAATCATGACCTTCCTTTGCTAGCACTTGTGGAACAGATTTTACAAACTCTGCCTCCCTGTTGTGACATTTCTCTGGTGGTCATGTGCATGTGCCTAGTTCTTAAAAAATCAAGATGAACATTTAAGTACTGCTTTCTAGAGGTGCTGATGGGTCGAAGAGGTTCAGCACAAAACCTGAGTGGTTATGTTTTGATGACAAAGgtaaatgctttttttccccctccagtTTTAAGGGTCCATGAAGGCGCCTGGTTCTGAGCCTTTGTTTTGTCTGGAGATGTTGTGCCTGGTTTTCAGATCTCACTTTGATCTGTGGGATCTAGTGGTTTTACAGGTAGTTGTCTTCTGGCCTTCAACAGTTGATCATACTATATTTTTGCCCAATTTTGAGTGTGTTTTACCTTTACTTGCATTTTGAGCCTCTCATTAATATTTAGATTATTTACTTTGGTTCCAGATATTCCTGGTTAAAGTCTTCACAGAGCAAAATATGGGTGGTAGGGAGAACATTTttaatactctttttttctttgaagtctcaTATCTCCATATGCTTTCTTCTCATTCCCTTCCCCATGTAATGGTAAGTGTGAGTTGTTTGCCATATCCTATTCACTAGTGTTTggggttttcagggtataggcagGACAGAAGACAGTATGACTACTGTGAGCTAGCTGCAGGACCCTATTCCTGTGATATATGCTTATTGCAAAGATCTCTGCAATGACTAGGATTTGGCTGTCAAGCTTGCTCTGTACAAATCCCTAGAAATCATTATCAGGTGTTATTGATAAGTTTTGCTGGTATTTTATTGTTCATGACTACACCTCAATTTTAATACTGATCTACAGTTTGATCAGTTCCTTTGATTTTGACATGCTATTGATTTCTTAGTGTTTCAGTCACTAACTAGGAATGTTGATAGGAAATTGGTTGTTTCTCAattaacttttcaaaaattaaatggcaaagtATGAAAGAAATTCCCAATTTTGCTGTGATTTAGTAAATattgaaatgttaaaattaatgaTCTGAAGAGTTTATTCTTATCTATCAGTTCTTGCTCTCCAAGCTCATTAAACTCTGAATTAGTGGAAAGCAACATTCTAATAACTTATTTTGTGAGCAAAATACTCTATAAATGGCTCTATTGAACTTAATTGAGTAGAACAATTATATTTAATAGTTACTCTTTATCCTAATTTTCATCAGTGACATAGTTCATCTAGTGAAGTATTTAGAGAATGATGTAGCATTAAAGTGGGAATGAagatataaacatacataaatacatatgtgcAGTTTTGTGGAAGTGGTTTCTTCACCTTGCCTCAGCTACTGAATTGCAAGACTCTCAACTAACTGCCATTTTGTCAAAGCATTTATGGGTGGAATAAATGTTAAAGAACAAGTTTTAATATACTACTTGATATTTAATATAACTAAGAAACAAGCCACATTTTACTTTGGAAGTTACTTGCAAGGCTCAGAACTTGACATAACCCAGAAACCTTTTTCTTCACCATATTCTTATGAGCTGTCTTGCCACCTTAAGGAACTTTTTTCATCAAAGATAAAAagctataaatatctgtgtaaATTGAATGTTGACAACTAATTATTAGCCAGAAGAATTGCTTATTAATCTGCTCATCTATTTGATATCCAGAATTAAAAACTTGGGGACAGTTTTTAGTTAATAAACTGCTAATATTTGTTATGtcaggttgttttgttttgtttaagtaTTTGGTCATTACATATTCTAGTGAAGGATGTGCCTTACCAAGTTTAACCTAATCCAAGCCTGAGGAGGTAACACTTTAGAAAGAGGTTGAACCAGAGAGATGGAGATAGCATATCCTCTTTGGTTACTATGAACTTGTGGTATTTCCTGGATTTACTGGGAGAAATGCTAGCCATATCACCAAGAACAGATGGGAACAGGCAAATCAGGGGTTCTCTTAATTTGTGCATTTGAGCGAAGTGTTTATTAGTATTTGCACATCATctttttttctatgcattttatCTTAAGTCCTTGTGGTTCCACATGGCCTTGGCTACTTTTCATTCCAACAGCTTCTTTGTAGGAAAGTCTCCATTAAGGAAACAGTCTGGGTGAATTTGATAGGAGTGTTGTTTTATCTTAAAGATGCTATAGTAGTGAGAGATTATGAAATAGAGCAAGCTGGTCTTTATCTGAATGCTGGGGTGGGTTTggaaggggagaggaaagaggccTAAGACAAACATTATCTAAAGCCAGTCCTTGTCTTTTATGGATGAGTTAGCTGTACCTTTTAAAGAGAGTGAGATTTTTGGATATCAGCTACATTCTTTGAGT
Coding sequences within it:
- the TENT4B gene encoding terminal nucleotidyltransferase 4B isoform X1, with product MDPRIAWFQPEQLGPSNSLWMQIWETTQGLRNLYFNHHCHSSGGASAGGGSSPATGGSGSSPGSPGGAAPAPAGMYRSGERLLGGLAQPAEQRDFLPLETNNNNNHQQPAAWARRAAASPSPAASPGPAVPAAESADPASGSSNKRKRDNKASTYGLNYSLLQSRGGRAAGTGRADGGGGVYSGTPWKRRNYNQGVVGLHEEISDFYEYMSPRPEEEKMRMEVVNRIESVIKELWPSADVQIFGSFKTGLYLPTSDIDLVVFGKWENLPLWTLEEALRKHKVADEDSVKVLDKATVPIIKLTDSFTEVKVDISFNVQNGVRAADLIKDFTKKYPVLPYLVLVLKQFLLQRDLNEVFTGGIGSYSLFLMAVSFLQLHPREDACIPNTNYGVLLIEFFELYGRHFNYLKTGIRIKDGGSYVAKDEVQKNMLDGYRPSMLYIEDPLQPGNDVGRSSYGAMQVKQAFDYAYVVLSHAVSPIAKYYPNNETESILGRIIRVTDEVATYRDWISKQWGLQNRPEPSCNGNGVTLIVDTQQLDKCNNNLSEENEALGKCRSKTSESLSKHSSNSSSGPVSSSSATQSSSSDVDSDATPCKTPKQLLCRPSTGNRVGSQDVSLESSQAVGKMQSTQTTSTSNSTNKSQHGSARLFRSSSKGFQGTTQTSHGSLMTSKQHQGKSNNQYYGKKRKHKRDGPLSDLCR